In a single window of the Acidobacteriota bacterium genome:
- a CDS encoding PIG-L family deacetylase, whose amino-acid sequence MKFKKFTFVLILFLYVSAFLRLEVPAQVRPVHDRGAAGLIKSLDRLNTSASVLMIGAHPDDEDTALLAYLARGLNARTAYLSLTRGDGGQNIIGPELGEALGVIRTEELLQARTLDGAEQYFTRAYDYGFSKTLAEAREKWDEQAVLCDAVRVIRTFRPLVVVSQFSGTPADGHGHHQFSGYITPKAIEAAADQRQCSDAGTAWQVQKFYRRHGFRATGEPQLRVNAGVFDPVVGRSYFEIAMEARSQHKSQEQGVLELRGDQFSGLNRVGSDTSDAAFMDGIDLSLRGYPRLVGMQNSVLEPHLEEMAAAIEEARSKLDVRRPSAILPLLVRGYKAANSAEWSIRHPILKDFFKDKQEQFRDAIARAAAIRIDALAEREAFVAGEPLIVDVRAFFEEKLAVNVDSIKLTTPRGWTAEMTDPPAPPTQQGFFRRETGDAARRFTVTASDTEPSQPYWLRKTRTRDVFDWDAKDTANTLSFQSPVMQAELEMTVLGEKIKLTQPVEFRFADDIRGEVRRRADVVPKLTLSLNENLLFIPISPNERKLTVTLTITNHSRNAVTGAAGLTINGLSGTQVSPRAAAFEIKRTGERLNIPFEIIVPANAAAGRFSLSASATAGDAKFSSQLQLIEYPHITSHRIYRPAETPVVVADIRTTPVKIGYIPGSGDRIPEALRQMGFDVTTITESELAGGDLSPYDTIVVGIRAYQVRPDLVANNRRLTDFMNAGGTLVVQYQLTGYAQQNLAPFPMQMGPRTADEDAKVVFARPEHPILNTPNKITDADFAGWVQERNLYNFSTMDERYVGLLETHDPNEAENFGGLVVADVGRGKYVYCSYSMFRQLPAGVPGAYRLFANIVGYRGN is encoded by the coding sequence ATGAAGTTCAAGAAATTCACTTTCGTTCTTATCTTGTTTCTCTACGTCTCCGCATTTCTGCGGTTGGAAGTTCCCGCTCAGGTGCGGCCGGTTCATGACCGCGGTGCAGCGGGGCTGATAAAGTCGCTCGACCGTTTGAACACATCGGCGAGCGTGCTGATGATCGGAGCTCATCCCGACGACGAAGATACAGCACTTCTCGCGTATCTTGCCCGCGGGCTGAACGCTCGAACCGCGTATCTATCGTTGACCCGCGGCGACGGCGGCCAGAACATCATCGGCCCCGAACTCGGCGAGGCTTTGGGCGTGATCCGCACGGAAGAACTGCTGCAGGCGCGTACGCTTGATGGAGCCGAACAGTATTTTACGCGGGCATATGACTACGGATTTTCCAAGACGCTTGCCGAGGCTCGCGAAAAATGGGACGAACAGGCAGTTCTCTGCGATGCGGTCCGGGTGATACGTACATTTCGCCCGTTGGTCGTTGTGTCTCAGTTCTCGGGAACGCCCGCCGACGGTCACGGGCATCATCAGTTTTCAGGCTATATAACGCCGAAGGCCATCGAGGCAGCCGCAGACCAAAGACAGTGTTCGGATGCGGGGACTGCGTGGCAAGTGCAAAAATTCTATCGGCGTCACGGTTTTCGTGCGACGGGCGAGCCGCAGTTGCGTGTCAACGCAGGCGTTTTTGATCCGGTCGTCGGACGTTCTTATTTCGAGATCGCTATGGAAGCACGCAGCCAGCACAAATCTCAGGAACAGGGCGTGTTGGAACTTCGCGGCGATCAGTTTTCGGGGTTGAACCGTGTGGGAAGCGATACGAGCGATGCTGCGTTTATGGACGGGATCGACCTGTCGCTGCGTGGTTATCCGCGGCTTGTCGGGATGCAGAATTCGGTCCTGGAGCCGCATCTCGAGGAGATGGCGGCGGCGATAGAAGAAGCCCGCAGCAAACTCGACGTCCGCCGGCCGTCTGCCATTTTGCCTTTGCTCGTCCGCGGATATAAAGCTGCGAATTCGGCCGAATGGTCGATCCGACATCCCATCCTGAAGGACTTTTTCAAGGACAAACAGGAGCAGTTTCGCGACGCCATCGCTCGTGCGGCGGCGATAAGAATTGACGCTCTTGCAGAACGCGAGGCCTTCGTTGCGGGCGAGCCGCTGATAGTTGACGTGCGGGCTTTTTTCGAAGAAAAGCTGGCGGTCAATGTCGATTCCATCAAGCTGACCACGCCTCGCGGCTGGACGGCGGAAATGACCGATCCTCCGGCACCGCCGACGCAACAGGGATTTTTCCGACGCGAAACGGGAGACGCTGCGAGACGTTTCACCGTGACCGCATCTGATACCGAGCCGTCGCAGCCCTATTGGCTCCGCAAGACGAGGACTCGCGATGTGTTCGATTGGGACGCGAAAGATACGGCTAATACGCTTTCTTTTCAATCGCCGGTAATGCAGGCCGAGCTGGAAATGACCGTTCTCGGCGAGAAGATAAAGCTAACTCAGCCGGTCGAATTCCGTTTTGCCGATGACATCCGCGGCGAAGTTCGCCGTCGAGCCGACGTCGTTCCCAAACTTACGCTTTCGTTGAACGAGAACCTGCTCTTTATCCCGATCTCGCCAAATGAGCGGAAACTGACGGTTACACTAACGATAACGAACCATTCGCGAAATGCGGTCACAGGTGCCGCCGGACTGACGATCAACGGCCTCAGCGGAACTCAGGTTTCGCCTCGCGCAGCCGCGTTCGAGATAAAGCGAACCGGCGAAAGGCTGAACATCCCATTCGAGATCATAGTACCTGCGAATGCTGCCGCGGGCAGGTTTTCGTTATCTGCGTCAGCGACGGCGGGCGATGCGAAATTCAGCTCACAACTGCAGCTTATCGAATACCCGCACATCACATCGCATCGTATCTATCGGCCTGCCGAGACGCCTGTCGTTGTTGCTGACATTAGGACGACACCGGTCAAGATCGGCTATATTCCGGGCAGCGGCGACCGCATTCCTGAAGCGCTAAGGCAAATGGGTTTTGACGTTACGACGATCACCGAGAGCGAGCTTGCCGGCGGTGACCTAAGCCCCTATGACACCATTGTTGTCGGTATCCGAGCGTATCAGGTACGGCCTGATCTCGTCGCGAATAACCGGCGGTTGACGGATTTTATGAATGCAGGCGGCACGCTCGTTGTGCAGTATCAGTTGACCGGTTACGCACAACAGAACCTAGCTCCGTTCCCGATGCAGATGGGGCCGCGAACGGCTGATGAAGACGCAAAGGTCGTTTTTGCACGCCCGGAACACCCGATCCTCAACACGCCGAACAAGATCACCGATGCCGATTTCGCGGGCTGGGTTCAGGAACGCAATCTTTACAATTTCTCGACAATGGACGAGCGTTATGTTGGGCTGTTGGAGACGCACGACCCTAACGAGGCAGAGAATTTCGGCGGGCTGGTGGTCGCCGACGTAGGACGCGGGAAGTATGTGTATTGCAGCTATTCGATGTTTCGGCAGCTGCCTGCGGGCGTGCCCGGAGCCTATCGGCTTTTCGCGAACATAGTAGGCTACCGCGGAAATTAG
- a CDS encoding Glu/Leu/Phe/Val dehydrogenase produces MANPMADEMRRFRGSDEKNPFEAMSERFDRAAQLLGLDPDLYAVMRVPSRELKVYIPVKMDTGHIQVFEGFRVQHNFARGPAKGGIRYAPDVSLDEVKALAAWMTWKCAVVNVPFGGGKGGIICDPRQMSLGELERLTRRYTAELIDFIGPDKDVPAPDMNTNEQTMAWIMDTYSMHSRHTVTAVVTGKPVALGGSLGRREATGRGVMFTVNEAIKRFNLTPQQTSVVVQGSGNVGGIGAELMYEAGYKITAISDIFGGIYNSNGLNIPQVMEYLSKNKTLEGYTEADHVDNKALLEIECDVLAPCATENQITSENADRIRCKILAEGANGPTTPKADKILHNKGIFVIPDILANAGGVTVSYFEWVQDRMGYFWPERQVNERLEEKMVASFNELCHYAEKHDVDTRTAAYMLAIDRVAYDTRMRGIYA; encoded by the coding sequence ATGGCAAATCCAATGGCGGATGAGATGAGGCGATTCCGCGGAAGTGACGAAAAGAACCCTTTCGAGGCAATGAGCGAAAGGTTTGACCGTGCGGCACAGCTTTTGGGTCTGGACCCTGACCTCTATGCGGTCATGCGAGTTCCGAGCCGCGAATTAAAGGTTTATATCCCGGTGAAAATGGACACCGGCCACATACAGGTATTTGAGGGCTTTCGTGTTCAGCACAATTTTGCTCGAGGCCCCGCAAAAGGCGGTATTCGGTATGCTCCGGATGTTTCGCTCGATGAGGTTAAGGCCCTTGCCGCATGGATGACGTGGAAATGTGCGGTCGTCAATGTTCCGTTCGGCGGCGGCAAAGGTGGGATCATCTGCGATCCGCGTCAGATGTCGCTGGGTGAACTCGAACGGCTGACGCGCCGTTACACCGCTGAGCTGATCGATTTCATCGGGCCTGACAAGGACGTCCCTGCTCCGGACATGAATACCAACGAGCAGACGATGGCGTGGATCATGGATACGTACTCCATGCATTCGCGCCACACGGTCACCGCTGTGGTGACGGGCAAGCCGGTCGCCCTCGGCGGATCGCTGGGACGACGCGAGGCGACGGGCAGAGGCGTCATGTTCACTGTCAACGAGGCCATCAAGCGATTCAACCTGACGCCGCAGCAAACGTCTGTCGTCGTACAAGGCTCAGGTAACGTCGGCGGCATCGGTGCGGAGTTGATGTACGAGGCCGGCTACAAGATAACGGCGATATCTGATATTTTCGGCGGTATCTATAACAGTAACGGTCTCAATATCCCGCAGGTCATGGAATACCTTTCAAAGAACAAGACGCTTGAGGGCTACACAGAGGCTGATCATGTGGACAACAAGGCATTGCTGGAGATCGAATGCGATGTTCTGGCTCCTTGCGCCACCGAGAATCAGATCACCAGCGAAAACGCGGATCGCATTCGGTGCAAGATCCTTGCCGAAGGAGCTAACGGCCCAACCACGCCGAAGGCAGATAAGATATTGCATAATAAGGGCATCTTCGTCATTCCCGACATTTTGGCGAATGCCGGCGGTGTTACGGTTTCGTACTTCGAGTGGGTTCAGGACCGCATGGGCTATTTCTGGCCGGAACGCCAGGTAAATGAAAGGCTTGAAGAGAAAATGGTGGCGAGTTTCAACGAACTCTGCCACTATGCGGAAAAGCACGACGTTGATACCCGAACCGCGGCCTATATGCTTGCCATCGACCGTGTGGCATACGACACACGGATGCGCGGCATCTATGCTTAA
- a CDS encoding biotin/lipoyl-binding protein, which yields MKLTAHVDGKDISVDVKRNGRSVMAVIDGREVQYDASEVEPGIFLLKNGEKNYEAAISMKADGSYLATVRGVEVELELIDPKRLRGGASGGDDAGGRAEIKSAMPGKIVRLIAAVGDEIAKGDGVLVVEAMKMQNELRSPRDGIVKEIAVAEGDTVSAGQLLAVIE from the coding sequence ATGAAACTAACTGCACACGTAGATGGTAAAGACATTTCCGTCGATGTAAAACGCAACGGCCGGAGCGTAATGGCCGTCATCGACGGCCGCGAGGTCCAATACGATGCCAGCGAGGTCGAGCCGGGCATTTTTCTGCTGAAGAACGGCGAAAAGAATTATGAAGCCGCTATCTCGATGAAGGCCGACGGCAGCTATTTGGCAACCGTTCGCGGTGTCGAGGTCGAGCTTGAATTGATCGATCCGAAACGGCTTCGCGGCGGAGCATCGGGTGGCGACGACGCCGGCGGACGTGCCGAGATCAAGTCCGCAATGCCCGGCAAGATAGTCCGTCTGATCGCTGCAGTGGGCGATGAGATCGCAAAAGGTGACGGCGTGCTCGTAGTCGAAGCAATGAAGATGCAGAACGAACTCCGCTCACCACGCGACGGTATCGTCAAAGAGATCGCTGTTGCCGAAGGCGACACGGTCAGCGCCGGTCAGCTTCTTGCTGTTATCGAATGA
- the bshC gene encoding bacillithiol biosynthesis cysteine-adding enzyme BshC, producing MRPEPGGAERVGGPFTIGAIEQRELPGQSRLYLDLLAGSPSVNEFYPNAGSRVSDLAKFVPLMLQSYSTDRGALADALMEFNQRVGSGERTIENIELLSSADSVAVVTGQQAGLFTGPAYTIYKAVSAINIAAELSRQGISAVPVFWIASEDHDLDEVSKTFVLIENGTGEVSYQPVNINSDSPVGSVVLDEGIVQAIDAMFAAIPQTAFTKEMREVVASCWQRGRNWSDAFAATIAQLFSAFGLVLFDPMQPAMRRLAADGFIAAIENADKITAAVRDRNSQLESAGYHAQVLVEDVHFPMFFIDDTGARWALQRTDVGFKLKGSGREFSREELLEIARTSPQSLSPGVLLRPVIQDMILPTAAYVGGAAEVAYFAQNSAVYDTLGRPVTSVMPRHTATVVSSRVQRAMDKLGLSFSDIVNGKGSLVLTAAELENPEMVNDFDVAENEVIEQLERLGRIAADIAQPVSDSFAKRGRKIRYHIDAMRRLALATKLEKDEAAKRRVSILQNELTPCGALQERSINFLTFLNEYGPSAIDGLIAAFDADERRHLLLRL from the coding sequence GTGAGACCCGAACCCGGCGGCGCCGAAAGAGTGGGCGGGCCATTCACCATCGGAGCCATCGAGCAGCGGGAACTGCCGGGCCAGTCGCGCCTCTATCTCGACCTATTAGCAGGTTCTCCGTCAGTAAACGAATTCTACCCGAACGCTGGCTCTCGTGTCTCAGATCTGGCGAAGTTCGTTCCCTTGATGCTTCAGAGCTATTCGACAGACCGCGGTGCTCTTGCCGATGCGTTGATGGAGTTCAACCAGCGGGTAGGTTCCGGGGAGCGGACGATCGAAAACATCGAACTGCTTAGTTCAGCCGACTCAGTTGCGGTCGTAACAGGCCAGCAGGCAGGCCTTTTCACCGGACCGGCGTATACCATTTATAAAGCCGTTTCGGCGATAAACATCGCCGCCGAATTGTCGCGGCAAGGCATAAGCGCCGTTCCCGTTTTCTGGATCGCTTCCGAGGATCACGACCTCGATGAGGTCAGCAAGACCTTTGTCCTGATCGAAAATGGGACCGGCGAAGTTTCGTATCAGCCCGTGAACATTAATTCGGATTCGCCAGTCGGTTCGGTCGTTTTGGATGAGGGCATAGTACAGGCGATCGACGCAATGTTTGCGGCCATACCGCAAACGGCATTTACGAAAGAGATGCGCGAGGTCGTCGCATCTTGTTGGCAGCGGGGGCGAAATTGGAGTGATGCTTTTGCAGCAACTATCGCTCAACTTTTTTCCGCATTTGGACTTGTTCTGTTCGATCCTATGCAGCCCGCAATGCGGCGGCTCGCTGCGGATGGTTTCATTGCGGCGATCGAGAACGCGGATAAGATAACTGCTGCAGTTCGCGATCGCAATTCGCAGCTCGAATCGGCAGGCTATCACGCCCAGGTCCTCGTCGAAGATGTTCATTTTCCGATGTTCTTTATCGACGACACAGGAGCACGGTGGGCATTGCAGCGTACTGATGTCGGATTCAAATTGAAAGGCAGCGGCCGCGAGTTTTCACGTGAAGAGCTGCTTGAAATCGCACGAACGTCGCCGCAGAGTTTGAGTCCGGGCGTTCTGCTGCGGCCTGTAATTCAGGATATGATCCTGCCAACAGCGGCTTATGTGGGCGGTGCGGCGGAGGTCGCATATTTTGCGCAGAATTCGGCGGTTTATGACACACTCGGCCGCCCCGTTACATCCGTTATGCCGCGTCACACCGCGACCGTCGTCAGCAGCCGCGTTCAGCGGGCGATGGACAAACTGGGACTGAGTTTTTCGGACATCGTAAACGGCAAAGGCTCCCTTGTTTTGACGGCGGCCGAACTCGAGAACCCGGAAATGGTGAACGATTTCGACGTCGCTGAGAATGAGGTGATCGAACAATTGGAACGGCTCGGCCGGATCGCCGCCGACATTGCACAGCCGGTTTCCGACAGTTTTGCCAAGCGCGGGCGGAAGATCAGGTATCACATCGATGCGATGCGTCGGCTAGCTCTCGCGACAAAGCTCGAAAAGGACGAAGCGGCGAAACGCCGGGTCTCGATACTGCAAAATGAGTTGACGCCCTGCGGAGCCTTGCAGGAACGCTCGATAAACTTTCTGACGTTCCTAAATGAATATGGACCGTCCGCTATCGACGGCTTGATAGCGGCTTTTGACGCTGATGAACGCCGTCATTTGCTACTGAGATTATGA
- a CDS encoding sodium:solute symporter, whose translation MKWLDWAIVASYLAYVIFDGIRLSKHSKTKEGFFLADRGLPWWAVGLSVMATQMSAITLVGTTGQAYSDGMRFIQFYYGLPFAMIILCVTVVPFFSRAQVFTAYEYLERRFDVRVRTLTSFFFLISRGLGVGTIISAPAIVLSIVFGWNLIATIFAIGLSTTLYTMFGGVRAVTWTDVKQMVIILVGLGVAFYVIVSSFPAGVSFSDGLHLAGSLGKLDMVDISFDLTEKYTIWSGLIGGMFLALGYFGCDQSQVQRFLTAKSVDQGRTSLLMSAFLKIPLQFFILLIGIMVFVFYQFQTPPVIFNPTEARKVEQTAEYKAVEQRFAEAHRARRDAALAYDASNDAARANYVDANKRFNEVRKEAVELVRSAGNRSFNDVNYVFPTFILQNMPIGIIGLLIAAIFAAAMSSISSELNALATATTIDFYRRLFRPEGTDPHLILVGRIATFIWGIFACIVAIFATNLGSLIEVVNRFGSFFYGSLLGVFVLAFAVRRADARGAFAGLLFGISSVWVASLYTNIEFLWFNVIGCVVTVIAGYLVSLTSKKDLNRGVAEAPSS comes from the coding sequence ATGAAATGGCTTGACTGGGCAATTGTCGCGTCCTACTTGGCATACGTCATATTCGACGGCATTCGCCTATCAAAACACAGCAAGACAAAGGAAGGGTTTTTCCTTGCGGATCGCGGTTTGCCGTGGTGGGCGGTCGGGCTTTCCGTGATGGCAACACAGATGTCGGCTATCACGCTGGTCGGGACGACGGGGCAGGCGTATTCCGACGGAATGCGGTTCATACAGTTCTATTACGGCCTGCCTTTCGCGATGATCATCCTGTGTGTGACGGTCGTGCCATTTTTCAGCCGCGCACAGGTCTTTACGGCCTACGAATACTTGGAACGCCGTTTTGATGTCCGCGTTCGCACACTTACGAGTTTCTTTTTTCTCATTTCGCGAGGACTCGGCGTCGGAACGATCATCTCGGCCCCGGCAATAGTCCTGTCGATAGTTTTCGGCTGGAATCTGATCGCGACGATATTCGCCATTGGGCTCTCAACGACGCTTTATACGATGTTCGGCGGCGTGCGGGCCGTTACCTGGACAGACGTCAAGCAGATGGTGATCATCCTCGTCGGGTTGGGCGTCGCATTTTATGTGATCGTCTCCAGCTTTCCCGCTGGCGTTTCTTTCTCAGATGGGCTCCACCTCGCCGGCAGCCTCGGCAAGCTCGACATGGTCGATATCAGCTTTGACCTGACCGAAAAATACACGATCTGGTCCGGGCTGATCGGCGGCATGTTCCTGGCACTGGGCTACTTCGGCTGTGATCAGAGTCAGGTGCAGCGTTTTCTGACGGCAAAGTCCGTAGATCAGGGACGCACCTCGCTGCTGATGAGTGCCTTTTTGAAAATTCCGCTGCAGTTCTTCATCCTGCTGATCGGGATAATGGTCTTCGTTTTTTATCAGTTTCAGACGCCGCCTGTCATCTTTAATCCGACAGAGGCAAGAAAGGTAGAACAAACCGCGGAATACAAAGCGGTAGAACAGCGTTTTGCTGAGGCCCACAGAGCTCGGCGCGATGCTGCATTGGCCTACGATGCATCGAATGACGCTGCACGAGCAAACTACGTGGACGCGAATAAGCGTTTCAACGAAGTGCGTAAGGAAGCGGTCGAATTAGTTCGCTCGGCGGGCAACCGCTCATTCAATGACGTCAACTACGTTTTCCCGACGTTCATTCTGCAGAATATGCCCATCGGCATCATCGGGCTGCTGATAGCGGCGATATTTGCTGCGGCGATGTCGTCAATTTCGTCCGAGCTGAACGCACTCGCGACGGCGACGACAATAGACTTTTATCGTCGGCTATTCCGCCCTGAAGGCACAGATCCGCATCTCATACTCGTCGGCCGCATCGCGACGTTCATTTGGGGAATATTTGCGTGCATCGTGGCGATATTTGCGACCAATCTCGGCTCGCTTATTGAGGTCGTAAATCGTTTCGGATCGTTCTTTTACGGTTCGCTGCTCGGCGTTTTTGTGCTGGCATTCGCGGTGCGGCGTGCGGACGCTCGCGGGGCGTTCGCGGGACTGCTCTTCGGCATATCATCAGTTTGGGTCGCGAGTTTGTACACAAATATCGAGTTTCTGTGGTTCAACGTCATTGGCTGCGTCGTTACGGTGATCGCCGGATATCTCGTCAGCCTCACGTCTAAGAAAGATCTGAACCGCGGAGTCGCCGAGGCACCGAGCAGCTAA
- the mutL gene encoding DNA mismatch repair endonuclease MutL, which yields MNKIRILPDNLANQIAAGEVVERPASVVKELVENAIDAGASRISVEIELGGRRLMRVSDDGEGMSRDDAVLAFERHATSKITSVEDLGRIITLGFRGEALASIASVAEVELITNTADDLPATCVVVEGGRLKDVRDAARDRGTTISVRNLFFNTPARRKFMRSEATENYHLTGIVQHYALAHPEIAFKLSNNGREVLRTAPAKDLKERAFQLFGSGLLESLVPVSGGREFVAKISGYVSAPRERRTTRDSQYFFVNSRFVRDKVLSAGLQEGYRSVLPHGVYPVAFLFLDIPFEEIDVNVHPAKTEVRFRRTEAVKEAIADAVRNALASSGVALPAREHEAEQPVAMAAAAPSSDLRESEPFELRAVEPQPRPVRFDFEPTPAESIQEFIFSEPEVFSEPEARQEEPVRDDPQPKASAIGREPELPPVNTASHLAKPVDVGSVSSAKIRPLGQLHESFIIAVDDEGLLLIDQHVAHERILFDKFRKAEADRPIGSQALLLPETVDLTPAQTAAFEAVESELEMLGFETMRLSGRTVAIKTVPSGVQPADARNLFAEILDVVDDEKRGGARATLRDEVAASLACKAAIKINMKLTPEKMQWLIDGLLRTTSPTTCPHGRPVILRLSMKDIERGFHRT from the coding sequence ATGAACAAGATCCGAATATTGCCGGACAATCTCGCGAACCAGATCGCCGCAGGCGAGGTGGTCGAGCGGCCTGCGTCCGTAGTAAAGGAGCTTGTAGAAAACGCCATCGACGCGGGAGCAAGCCGGATCTCGGTCGAGATCGAGCTCGGCGGCCGCCGCCTGATGCGCGTCAGCGACGACGGGGAAGGAATGTCCCGCGACGACGCAGTTCTCGCGTTTGAACGCCACGCCACCTCAAAGATCACATCCGTCGAGGACCTCGGCCGCATCATTACGCTCGGTTTTCGCGGCGAGGCTCTCGCATCCATAGCGTCCGTCGCCGAGGTGGAACTTATAACAAATACTGCCGACGACCTGCCTGCGACATGCGTGGTCGTTGAAGGCGGGCGGCTGAAGGATGTTCGGGATGCCGCACGCGACCGCGGCACGACGATCAGCGTGCGCAATCTGTTTTTCAACACTCCCGCCCGACGCAAATTCATGCGCTCCGAAGCGACGGAGAATTATCATCTCACCGGCATCGTCCAGCATTATGCGCTCGCCCATCCTGAGATCGCTTTCAAACTGTCCAATAACGGCCGCGAGGTTTTACGAACCGCTCCGGCAAAGGATCTGAAAGAACGTGCGTTTCAGCTTTTCGGTTCAGGCCTGCTAGAAAGCCTGGTTCCGGTTTCGGGCGGCCGCGAGTTCGTTGCAAAGATCTCGGGATACGTTTCTGCTCCGCGAGAACGACGTACTACACGGGATTCGCAGTATTTCTTCGTGAATTCGCGTTTCGTCCGCGACAAGGTGCTGTCCGCCGGGTTGCAGGAAGGTTATCGCTCGGTCCTGCCGCACGGCGTCTATCCTGTGGCGTTCTTGTTTCTGGATATTCCTTTCGAAGAGATCGACGTAAATGTTCATCCCGCCAAGACCGAGGTGCGCTTTCGCCGAACGGAGGCGGTCAAAGAAGCGATCGCTGATGCGGTCCGAAATGCGTTGGCGAGTTCGGGTGTTGCGTTGCCGGCACGCGAACACGAGGCAGAGCAACCGGTCGCCATGGCTGCAGCCGCACCGTCGAGCGACCTCCGCGAATCAGAGCCCTTCGAGCTGCGGGCCGTCGAACCGCAGCCCCGACCCGTTCGTTTCGATTTCGAGCCCACACCTGCCGAGAGTATTCAGGAATTCATTTTCAGCGAACCGGAAGTATTTTCCGAACCGGAAGCAAGACAGGAAGAACCGGTGCGAGACGATCCGCAACCGAAAGCCTCGGCAATAGGTCGGGAGCCCGAACTGCCGCCCGTGAATACCGCGTCGCATCTCGCAAAGCCGGTCGATGTGGGGTCGGTCTCGTCGGCAAAGATCCGGCCGCTGGGCCAGCTTCACGAGAGCTTCATTATCGCTGTAGATGACGAAGGCCTGCTGCTGATCGATCAGCACGTCGCACACGAGCGCATACTTTTTGATAAGTTCCGAAAAGCTGAGGCTGATCGCCCCATAGGATCGCAGGCTCTGCTTCTGCCCGAAACTGTTGACCTGACGCCGGCTCAAACGGCGGCGTTTGAGGCGGTCGAATCGGAGCTTGAGATGCTTGGCTTTGAGACCATGCGGCTTTCGGGACGCACCGTCGCGATAAAGACGGTCCCGTCGGGTGTTCAGCCGGCAGATGCGCGGAACCTTTTTGCAGAGATCCTTGACGTGGTTGACGATGAGAAACGAGGCGGCGCTCGTGCGACGCTGAGGGACGAGGTCGCGGCCAGCCTCGCCTGCAAGGCGGCCATCAAGATCAACATGAAGCTGACGCCCGAAAAGATGCAGTGGCTGATCGACGGCCTGCTGCGTACGACATCGCCGACGACGTGCCCTCACGGCCGGCCCGTTATTCTGCGGCTGTCGATGAAAGACATCGAGCGAGGGTTTCACCGTACGTAA